A DNA window from Aquarana catesbeiana isolate 2022-GZ linkage group LG01, ASM4218655v1, whole genome shotgun sequence contains the following coding sequences:
- the PRSS57 gene encoding serine protease 57, protein MNYLMLLATTLCLLNLSEAYRIVGGREAKAHSRPYMVSLQMKSQSFCGGALIDPKWVLTAAHCMEDTPVDMVRVVLGAHNLNQPDDFVQVSPVQESFQHPGYNPNTLQNDLQLLKLNTSANITPYVKTIKLPCADTDVLPGTSCSVAGWGYVSDFGTLPRALMETDVNVITLAACNVSWKQSIFDTMICTASQGLHIKGFCSGDSGGPLICEDHVEGVVSFSGFRCGSPITPDVYTRVSSFMSWIKSVINRS, encoded by the exons ATGAACTATTTGATGCTGCTGGCCACAACATTATGCCTTCTGAACCTCTCAG AAGCATATAGAATTGTAGGGGGGCGAGAGGCCAAAGCACATTCCAGGCCATACATGGTGTCTCTACAGATGAAGAGCCAAAGCTTCTGTGGAGGAGCCCTCATTGATCCCAAATGGGTTCTAACTGCAGCACACTGCATGGAAGACAC ACCTGTGGACATGGTACGGGTTGTTCTCGGAGCTCATAACCTGAATCAACCAGATGACTTTGTTCAGGTATCACCTGTCCAAGAATCATTCCAGCACCCAGGATATAACCCAAACACCTTACAGAATGACCTTCAGTTGCTAAAG CTGAACACATCGGCCAATATTACTCCCTATGTAAAAACCATTAAGCTTCCTTGTGCTGACACAGATGTGCTTCCCGGGACCTCTTGCTCTGTTGCTGGCTGGGGATATGTGTCAGATTTTGGGACTTTACCCAGGGCTCTGATGGAAACAGATGTAAATGTGATCACACTTGCGGCCTGTAATGTGTCTTGGAAACAGAGCATCTTCGACACCATGATCTGTACCGCAAGCCAAGGGCTGCACATCAAGGGTTTCTGTTCT GGCGACTCTGGAGGACCCCTTATTTGTGAGGATCATGTTGAAGGAGTGGTTTCTTTCTCCGGATTCCGCTGTGGCAGTCCTATCACACCTGATGTTTACACTCGCGTTTCATCATTTATGTCTTGGATTAAATCAGTAATAAACAGATCCTGA